Part of the Mya arenaria isolate MELC-2E11 chromosome 8, ASM2691426v1 genome, GTGTAACATCGTGTTTTATAAACACGAGAACTTTCTTATACACAAGGAGCACTATTGTTCAGGAAGGCACGCTAGCAAAGATTCTGCTTCCGATTCCGATAACCAAGAAATTGAGGTAGATGAAACTGAACCTTTGGAAAAACAGGAGGTGGTGTCAAAGGAAAACGTTACTAAGGAACCTGTTTCAAAGCCAGTGGAAACTGAGAGTAAACAAACTGTAAATAATGACATTCGGAAAGATCtgtgttataaatatttctgCATTCCATGTAAGATCAAATTTAGTTCTGCTGGAACATTGAAAGCCCACAAAGAGTTTTATTGTCCTCATGGGAAAGAAAATGCTTCCGCTGGGGAAAAAGAAGAGTCAGAAAATGGTGGAAATCATTTGAATGGATCCAGTTATCATTGCGAGAACTGTAAAGGTGATTTTAGTTCAGCCCGTCTGCTTAAGCTTCACATCTGTATGGGTGAAATGTCACCTGCCCCTCTTTTACGCTGCTTGTACTGTGACTACGTTACCCAGACTGAAAACAGACTCTCTGAACATATGAAGGTTCATGTCCCGACAAAAGCGTTCAAATGTAACCTTTGTGGATATCGTGGCAACACTGCTCGGGGAATGAGAATGCATGGGAAAGTCCATATGGAAAGTGGGGTGGAATTTACTGATGATAACATGATTGAATTTCAGGAGCCACCTTTAGTTCCAATTCAGAGAAACGGAATGACAGAAAATAAAGGCCCTGTGgatgttgaaactgaattaattAGAATGAAAAATGAACCCTACAAGAGAAGGCGGTCAagaaaatcatttgaaaagtCTGAAAACATGGTTCCATTCTTAGGGCAGAATTTGATGACTCAGATCTGTGCAGCCTGTGGTCAGACATTTACAAATGTAAGTGACTTTGTTATCCATCTCAGAATGCATGAAATAGCAGCTCTAGAAGCAatgaaaaatttgaaaagtttaagATGTGAGCACTGTTCGGAGTATGTAGCAGAATCGCTGACAGCTTTGTTAGTTCATATGCAAACAAAACACCCTGAACAATTTCCTGGAACAAGCAGACGTGAGCAGAACAGTCCCACAGAAAAtgaaagttcaaggtcacatgaCAGTCATGTTCCAAGTGacaggtcaaggtcatgctCAGTGGAGAGTTCAAAAACTACAAACTCTATGTCTAGTCAGGATAATAAACTGTTGAGTGACCCCTCGCATGGAGACAGTGCACACAATATAACTCCAGGATATGTTGAGGTTAAAGTTGAGAAGGAGTCCAGTGATTCAGAATCTGAAATCAATAAACATTCTCCGGTTGCTAGGGAAACAAGATCTCCAGTGGAAAACGATCTGCCAACCAAAACAAAAACTCTACGAGATGACAGTCCCATAAATGAAAGATTAAGATCTGAGAGGAAAGACTCTGCTTCAGGACACTCTAAGAAACAGCAATTGTCAAACAACCATGAATCAAGCCAGTCACCTGGACCAGAGATGTCTCCAGAAAGTGCTGTGAAGGTTGAACCCAAATCCCCTTCCAGTCAAAATATCAGCAAAAGTGACAGAAATAGAGACTCTGATTCCCCTGCAAGTGACATTCTTAAACAAGAATCCAAGCTGTCCACTAAACTTACCTCCCCAGACCCGAAGACTCGATACTTAATGAACATAAAGCAGGAGCAAATGTCCCCTCCCGCAGCTCCTGTGACTCCTAAAAAGTCCCCGCCACCTACTAGTCCAAGAACCCCAGTAGTGTCCCCAAAAATCAGCGTACCGCATTCCCCAAAACTGCAGAACCTGCCTCTGTTGTACAACCACCCGGCAATGTTGGCCCCCTTCCATTTCCCTACTGGGATTCCTCTGGCCCTTATTCCTCCAGCGGGCCTCCAGATGAGTCCCCCCGCCCCTGTGAGCCCCATCGAGAAACCAGGCAGAAAGTACTGTAAACATTGTGATATAAACTTTACCTACTTGTCATCATTCCTAACACACAAGAAATACTACTGTAGTGCAAGAAACACAAATGATGGGGGAGAGAGTCCAACTGCTACTGCTTAATTATGCTGAGTTTAGTGTTATGTAACCTTTTTTGTGCTTAAATAAAAGACCACTTTCTTCACGATTCTTACAACAGCTAGTTGTATTTAGTTTAAGTTTTACAGCATgctttttcataaaaacatgcattttgttaattgatataagaaatattttctttcgagaaacatgttgttgtttttttattttgctcttTGGCAAACAGTTGTGGGCTAttgatcaaatatatttttttcgtaGACTGAAGGATacaaagaatgtttttttcattcatagttatttatgatcatattaattcttaaaaatattcttgtatAGCTTTTATAGTGCTCTTTGAAGACAAGTGTTTCCGATACATTGTAATTTGTGATATAATTTTTTGATAGAAAGTTGTGCCATATTGTGTTTCTGCTATATCCTGATATAAATTATTCCTAAAGGCTAAAGACAACCTGACTATACAGCAAATagtttgaagattttttttcatttttcctttTGCTCCATAATGTAATGAATgaataatatactttttttaaagaaattattaaaaatacttcCAGAATTTGGCAAAGTTTTTCTTTACCCATACTTACATGTACAAATCTATACGCAAAAAATTATCATCATTTTGCATTGTTATAAGT contains:
- the LOC128243076 gene encoding zinc finger protein ZFPM1-like isoform X1; the encoded protein is MSRRKQSNPKPLKRPEDEEDEKDVSSKESQSEERIGMEGNQSETELQNEKENEPMEEECIAKTNESDNDNEEMIQDDSKIEHDRTSEEKLHNSRQNQKIEPMSPRRLDVMKRLHFPVDLLTLRQVDESEFLQTGIPWSVSSQMAVPRGSTIGPYQGETIALSSIKPGELVLQFQGNDGEFSFIKVTEETGAWLSLLRPADASSTHNTSVYFEGGRIWCEIVEDLDQGTELLACFTTGGEQSSPLGKDKQEKSENCVIREPRVAAPAVKKHVSKSGIGVTPQPALIYGCPFCSVRFSSQRTLEAHLQYYCSKKPADFVSLQELQQRIQQHAALELRLHQAAKMEDDSGSQKSPGQVSPRGVKRSSDGDQSSDSETSLKVNSPQSEVYRCKICTFSTDRLSTLHRHQTSHSIDTDSGTESERLSVSPACVDEMYCKECKIQFSSVNTFRGHKEFYCRFNLSSKDKSSDSEMASPGASNHLHTASELAMKLLKSPPVSPEAQLLAAKGQLQAALLASNPLLQSPLLLQELLAKSQQEELNKALASAQQATASKTVSLVSEDQPLDLSKPGRRESEDSKPSVSPNKAETSLKSELKSPNEQLSPASKRIKLSDEKSADVPVSGSKTPLNIPSLHPSMLLGNQTVQFVNKKPIPPLQSVSRCVECNIVFYKHENFLIHKEHYCSGRHASKDSASDSDNQEIEVDETEPLEKQEVVSKENVTKEPVSKPVETESKQTVNNDIRKDLCYKYFCIPCKIKFSSAGTLKAHKEFYCPHGKENASAGEKEESENGGNHLNGSSYHCENCKGDFSSARLLKLHICMGEMSPAPLLRCLYCDYVTQTENRLSEHMKVHVPTKAFKCNLCGYRGNTARGMRMHGKVHMESGVEFTDDNMIEFQEPPLVPIQRNGMTENKGPVDVETELIRMKNEPYKRRRSRKSFEKSENMVPFLGQNLMTQICAACGQTFTNVSDFVIHLRMHEIAALEAMKNLKSLRCEHCSEYVAESLTALLVHMQTKHPEQFPGTSRREQNSPTENESSRSHDSHVPSDRSRSCSVESSKTTNSMSSQDNKLLSDPSHGDSAHNITPGYVEVKVEKESSDSESEINKHSPVARETRSPVENDLPTKTKTLRDDSPINERLRSERKDSASGHSKKQQLSNNHESSQSPGPEMSPESAVKVEPKSPSSQNISKSDRNRDSDSPASDILKQESKLSTKLTSPDPKTRYLMNIKQEQMSPPAAPVTPKKSPPPTSPRTPVVSPKISVPHSPKLQNLPLLYNHPAMLAPFHFPTGIPLALIPPAGLQMSPPAPVSPIEKPGRKYCKHCDINFTYLSSFLTHKKYYCSARNTNDGGESPTATA
- the LOC128243076 gene encoding zinc finger protein ZFPM1-like isoform X3, with the protein product MEGNQSETELQNEKENEPMEEECIAKTNESDNDNEEMIQDDSKIEHDRTSEEKLHNSRQNQKIEPMSPRRLDVMKRLHFPVDLLTLRQVDESEFLQTGIPWSVSSQMAVPRGSTIGPYQGETIALSSIKPGELVLQFQGNDGEFSFIKVTEETGAWLSLLRPADASSTHNTSVYFEGGRIWCEIVEDLDQGTELLACFTTGGEQSSPLGKDKQEKSENCVIREPRVAAPAVKKHVSKSGIGVTPQPALIYGCPFCSVRFSSQRTLEAHLQYYCSKKPADFVSLQELQQRIQQHAALELRLHQAAKMEDDSGSQKSPGQVSPRGVKRSSDGDQSSDSETSLKVNSPQSEVYRCKICTFSTDRLSTLHRHQTSHSIDTDSGTESERLSVSPACVDEMYCKECKIQFSSVNTFRGHKEFYCRFNLSSKDKSSDSEMASPGASNHLHTASELAMKLLKSPPVSPEAQLLAAKGQLQAALLASNPLLQSPLLLQELLAKSQQEELNKALASAQQATASKTVSLVSEDQPLDLSKPGRRESEDSKPSVSPNKAETSLKSELKSPNEQLSPASKRIKLSDEKSADVPVSGSKTPLNIPSLHPSMLLGNQTVQFVNKKPIPPLQSVSRCVECNIVFYKHENFLIHKEHYCSGRHASKDSASDSDNQEIEVDETEPLEKQEVVSKENVTKEPVSKPVETESKQTVNNDIRKDLCYKYFCIPCKIKFSSAGTLKAHKEFYCPHGKENASAGEKEESENGGNHLNGSSYHCENCKGDFSSARLLKLHICMGEMSPAPLLRCLYCDYVTQTENRLSEHMKVHVPTKAFKCNLCGYRGNTARGMRMHGKVHMESGVEFTDDNMIEFQEPPLVPIQRNGMTENKGPVDVETELIRMKNEPYKRRRSRKSFEKSENMVPFLGQNLMTQICAACGQTFTNVSDFVIHLRMHEIAALEAMKNLKSLRCEHCSEYVAESLTALLVHMQTKHPEQFPGTSRREQNSPTENESSRSHDSHVPSDRSRSCSVESSKTTNSMSSQDNKLLSDPSHGDSAHNITPGYVEVKVEKESSDSESEINKHSPVARETRSPVENDLPTKTKTLRDDSPINERLRSERKDSASGHSKKQQLSNNHESSQSPGPEMSPESAVKVEPKSPSSQNISKSDRNRDSDSPASDILKQESKLSTKLTSPDPKTRYLMNIKQEQMSPPAAPVTPKKSPPPTSPRTPVVSPKISVPHSPKLQNLPLLYNHPAMLAPFHFPTGIPLALIPPAGLQMSPPAPVSPIEKPGRKYCKHCDINFTYLSSFLTHKKYYCSARNTNDGGESPTATA
- the LOC128243076 gene encoding zinc finger protein ZFPM1-like isoform X2, whose translation is MLLVGPKSNWPEDEEDEKDVSSKESQSEERIGMEGNQSETELQNEKENEPMEEECIAKTNESDNDNEEMIQDDSKIEHDRTSEEKLHNSRQNQKIEPMSPRRLDVMKRLHFPVDLLTLRQVDESEFLQTGIPWSVSSQMAVPRGSTIGPYQGETIALSSIKPGELVLQFQGNDGEFSFIKVTEETGAWLSLLRPADASSTHNTSVYFEGGRIWCEIVEDLDQGTELLACFTTGGEQSSPLGKDKQEKSENCVIREPRVAAPAVKKHVSKSGIGVTPQPALIYGCPFCSVRFSSQRTLEAHLQYYCSKKPADFVSLQELQQRIQQHAALELRLHQAAKMEDDSGSQKSPGQVSPRGVKRSSDGDQSSDSETSLKVNSPQSEVYRCKICTFSTDRLSTLHRHQTSHSIDTDSGTESERLSVSPACVDEMYCKECKIQFSSVNTFRGHKEFYCRFNLSSKDKSSDSEMASPGASNHLHTASELAMKLLKSPPVSPEAQLLAAKGQLQAALLASNPLLQSPLLLQELLAKSQQEELNKALASAQQATASKTVSLVSEDQPLDLSKPGRRESEDSKPSVSPNKAETSLKSELKSPNEQLSPASKRIKLSDEKSADVPVSGSKTPLNIPSLHPSMLLGNQTVQFVNKKPIPPLQSVSRCVECNIVFYKHENFLIHKEHYCSGRHASKDSASDSDNQEIEVDETEPLEKQEVVSKENVTKEPVSKPVETESKQTVNNDIRKDLCYKYFCIPCKIKFSSAGTLKAHKEFYCPHGKENASAGEKEESENGGNHLNGSSYHCENCKGDFSSARLLKLHICMGEMSPAPLLRCLYCDYVTQTENRLSEHMKVHVPTKAFKCNLCGYRGNTARGMRMHGKVHMESGVEFTDDNMIEFQEPPLVPIQRNGMTENKGPVDVETELIRMKNEPYKRRRSRKSFEKSENMVPFLGQNLMTQICAACGQTFTNVSDFVIHLRMHEIAALEAMKNLKSLRCEHCSEYVAESLTALLVHMQTKHPEQFPGTSRREQNSPTENESSRSHDSHVPSDRSRSCSVESSKTTNSMSSQDNKLLSDPSHGDSAHNITPGYVEVKVEKESSDSESEINKHSPVARETRSPVENDLPTKTKTLRDDSPINERLRSERKDSASGHSKKQQLSNNHESSQSPGPEMSPESAVKVEPKSPSSQNISKSDRNRDSDSPASDILKQESKLSTKLTSPDPKTRYLMNIKQEQMSPPAAPVTPKKSPPPTSPRTPVVSPKISVPHSPKLQNLPLLYNHPAMLAPFHFPTGIPLALIPPAGLQMSPPAPVSPIEKPGRKYCKHCDINFTYLSSFLTHKKYYCSARNTNDGGESPTATA